A section of the Paralichthys olivaceus isolate ysfri-2021 chromosome 16, ASM2471397v2, whole genome shotgun sequence genome encodes:
- the LOC109639157 gene encoding uncharacterized protein: MESCGFQNQLLSVMEVLAKAAVEEINRRVEDSCAVLRLEVNRSRRDIELLKNKCELMDAELRRSRLRARRRGADRCSPLVKVILSKQTQIIDWDTQTEAETSDQQQCADLEVSDEAEHVQIKEECAEEDEWKNDTDDKLISAAEPSPCFKSSPPQQTDGFVDRYHSAEDPAEPEPLVSPTAGHDSLPLGQQPIVTNRSGSELVVKHEREEEPDDDAPQLESGLASVAVDGHDQLWLSGLCRDAADPSFSYEGQQVKQIPAVFTPSEEVVPRTHSAGKAHSVLVRGKRRARTFGSRRPQAEDGLNAQTNSTDQSSVPQLSQHQCRDLAPPSLRSRDEDPNPNPAASSLCVQSGRGSFGLARRMRTPWRSGVGEKRFSCTYCDKSFMRFSQLKEHLRSHTGEKPFSCAQCGRSFTKQCNLIRHAVVHSGEKPYECSLCGKCFTQRSSLKSHQKTAH; this comes from the exons atggagagctGCGGCTTCCAGAACCAGCTCCTCTCCGTCATGGAGGTGCTGGCCAAGGCGGCGGTGGAGGAGATCAACCGGCGAGTGGAGGACAGCTGCGCGGTGCTGCGGCTGGAGGTGAACCGGAGCAGGAGGGACATCGAGCTCCTGAAGAACAAGTGTGAGCTGATGGACGCcgagctgaggaggagcaggctgaGGGCccggaggagag gAGCAGACCGGTGTTCTCCTCTGGTCAAAGTGATTCTCAGTAAACAAACTCAGATCATCGActgggacacacagacagaagctgAGACCTCAGATCAGCAACAG TGTGCAGACCTGGAGGTTTCTGATGAAGCCGAACACGTGCAGATAAAAGAGGAGTGTGCGGAGGAGGACGAGTGGAAGAACGACACAGACGACAAACTGA TATCCGCAGCAGAACCATCCCCGTGTTTCAAATCCTCGCCGCCTCAGCAGACCGACGGCTTCGTGGATCGTTACCACTCGGCCGAGGACCCGGCAGAACCAGAACCTCTTGTGTCCCCGACGGCCGGACACGACTCTTTGCCACTAGGGCAGCAGCCGATCGTCACAAACCGGAGCGGCTCGGAGCTCGTGGTGAAACacgagagggaggaggaacCAGACGACGACGCGCCGCAGCTCGAGTCGGGCCTCGCGTCTGTGGCGGTGGACGGTCACGATCAGCTGTGGTTGTCCGGTCTGTGCAGGGACGCAGCCGATCCCAGCTTCTCCTACGAGGGGCAGCAGGTAAAGCAGATCCCCGCTGTGTTCACTCCATCAGAGGAGGTGGTACCCAGGACTCACTCAGCGGGGAAAGCTCACTCTGTCCTGGTCCGAGGGAAAAGACGAGCCAGAACATTTGGAAGTCGACGACCACAAGCAGAAGACGGACTCAACGCTCAGACGAACTCCACGGATCAGAGCTCCGTCCCTCAACTGTCGCAGCATCAGTGCAGAGACCTCGCTCCTCCCTCGCTGAGGAGCCGAGACGAGGATCCGAACCCAAACCCGGCCGCCTCCTCCCTCTGCGTGCAGAGCGGCCGCGGCAGCTTCGGCCTGGCGAGGAGGATGAGGACGCCCTGGAGGTCCGGCGTCGGCGAGAAGAGGTTCAGCTGCACGTACTGCGACAAGAGCTTCATGAGGTTCAGTCAGCTCAAGGAGCACCTGAGGAGTCACACGGGGGAGAAGCCGTTCAGCTGCGCGCAGTGCGGCCGCAGCTTCACCAAGCAGTGCAACCTCATACGACACGCGGTGGTGCACAGCGGCGAGAAGCCGTACGAGTGCTCGCTGTGTGGGAAGTGCTTCACCCAGCGCTCCAGCCTCAAGTCCCACCAGAAAACAGCTCACTGA